A single window of Providencia alcalifaciens DNA harbors:
- the acpP gene encoding acyl carrier protein codes for MSTIEERVKKIIVEQLGVKEEEVVNTASFVDDLGADSLDTVELVMALEEEFDCEIPDEEAEKITTVQAAIDYVKASE; via the coding sequence ATGAGCACTATCGAAGAACGCGTTAAGAAAATCATCGTTGAACAACTGGGTGTTAAAGAGGAAGAAGTTGTGAATACAGCTTCATTTGTTGATGACTTGGGCGCTGATTCTCTTGACACAGTAGAACTGGTTATGGCTCTGGAAGAAGAGTTCGATTGCGAAATCCCTGACGAAGAAGCTGAAAAGATCACTACAGTACAGGCTGCAATTGACTACGTCAAAGCATCTGAGTAA
- the fabG gene encoding 3-oxoacyl-ACP reductase FabG produces MSFEGKIALVTGASRGIGKAIALTLTARGATVIGTATSEKGAEAITAYLDGKGKGLALNVTDPASIEETLTQIRAEFGEIDILVNNAGITRDNLLMRMKDDEWQDIIDTNLSSVYRLSKSVLRAMMKKRCGRIISIASVVGVMGNAGQTNYAAAKAGLIGFSKSLAREVASRGITVNVVAPGFIETDMTKALTDEQRAGILSQVPANRLGDAQEIASAVAFLASDEAAYITGETLHVNGGMYMI; encoded by the coding sequence ATGAGCTTTGAAGGAAAAATTGCACTGGTAACTGGTGCTAGCCGTGGAATCGGTAAAGCGATTGCTTTAACCTTGACTGCACGCGGTGCGACCGTTATTGGTACTGCAACAAGCGAAAAAGGCGCGGAAGCGATTACTGCCTATTTAGATGGGAAAGGTAAAGGCTTAGCGTTAAACGTGACAGATCCAGCATCAATTGAAGAAACATTGACCCAGATCCGTGCGGAATTTGGCGAAATTGATATTTTAGTTAATAATGCTGGTATTACGCGTGATAACTTATTGATGCGTATGAAGGATGATGAGTGGCAAGATATTATTGACACGAATCTTTCATCCGTTTACCGTTTGTCTAAATCCGTTTTGCGTGCCATGATGAAAAAGCGTTGTGGGCGAATTATTTCCATTGCATCTGTTGTGGGTGTCATGGGGAATGCGGGACAAACAAACTACGCGGCAGCGAAAGCTGGGCTGATTGGTTTTAGTAAATCATTAGCTCGTGAAGTCGCTTCTCGTGGTATCACTGTTAACGTTGTAGCGCCTGGTTTTATCGAAACTGATATGACTAAGGCATTGACAGACGAACAACGTGCAGGCATTTTATCTCAGGTTCCTGCGAATAGACTGGGTGATGCACAAGAAATTGCCAGTGCTGTAGCATTTTTAGCTTCTGACGAAGCTGCTTACATCACAGGTGAAACATTGCATGTCAATGGTGGCATGTACATGATCTAA
- the fabD gene encoding ACP S-malonyltransferase — translation MTQFAMVFPGQGSQSLGMLADLAEKNQLVKETFAEASEALGYDLWALVQNGPEEELNKTWQTQPALLAASVAIFRVWQAKNGKIPTLMAGHSLGEYSALVCAGVIDFKQAIKLVELRGKLMQEAVPEGTGAMYAIIGLDNESIEKACQEAAQGQVVSPVNFNSPGQVVIAGEKAAVERAGAACKEAGAKRALPLSVSVPSHCALMKPAADKLADALEKIEFCEPTYPVINNVDVKMETSAKNIRDALVRQLYNPVRWTETVEFMAEQGIEQLVEMGPGKVLTGLTKRIVSNLTAVAVNDPVSLDSALETI, via the coding sequence ATGACACAATTTGCTATGGTATTTCCGGGACAAGGTTCCCAGTCTTTAGGAATGTTAGCTGATTTAGCAGAAAAAAATCAGCTGGTTAAAGAAACATTCGCTGAAGCGTCTGAAGCATTGGGTTACGATCTCTGGGCATTAGTTCAAAATGGACCAGAAGAAGAATTAAATAAAACATGGCAGACTCAACCTGCATTATTAGCCGCGTCTGTGGCTATCTTCCGTGTTTGGCAAGCAAAAAATGGTAAAATTCCTACGTTGATGGCAGGTCACAGCCTTGGCGAATATTCAGCGTTAGTTTGTGCGGGTGTTATCGACTTCAAACAAGCCATTAAATTGGTAGAACTGCGCGGCAAACTGATGCAAGAAGCGGTTCCTGAAGGTACTGGCGCAATGTATGCAATCATCGGTTTAGATAACGAATCTATCGAAAAAGCATGCCAAGAAGCAGCACAAGGTCAGGTGGTTTCACCTGTGAACTTTAACTCACCAGGTCAAGTTGTTATTGCGGGCGAGAAAGCTGCGGTTGAGCGTGCAGGTGCTGCGTGTAAAGAAGCGGGCGCAAAACGAGCATTGCCACTGTCTGTTAGCGTGCCTTCACACTGTGCATTAATGAAGCCAGCAGCAGATAAATTAGCTGATGCATTAGAAAAAATTGAATTTTGTGAGCCGACCTATCCTGTTATCAATAATGTTGATGTTAAAATGGAAACGTCTGCGAAAAATATCCGTGATGCATTAGTGCGCCAGTTATATAATCCGGTGCGCTGGACTGAAACAGTCGAATTCATGGCAGAACAAGGTATTGAGCAATTGGTTGAAATGGGCCCAGGCAAAGTCCTGACTGGTCTAACCAAGCGAATTGTCTCTAATTTAACTGCCGTTGCAGTCAATGATCCTGTATCATTAGACTCGGCTTTAGAAACTATCTGA
- a CDS encoding beta-ketoacyl-ACP synthase III has product MHSKILGTGSYLPSQVRTNADLEKMVDTSDEWIVTRTGIKERRISAADENVSTMGFQAAKNALEMAQVDSSEIGLIIVATTSATHAFPSAACQIQQMLEINDCAAFDVAAACAGFTYAISIADQFVKTGMTKKALVIGADALSKTLDPNDRGTIILFGDAAGAVVIGASEEPGIISTHLHADGRYGDLLSLPNRARCSDDQAYLSMTGNEVFKVAVRELAHIVDETLAQNDIAKEELDWLVPHQANLRIISATAKKLDMTMDKVVVTLDRHGNTSAASVPTALDEAVRDGRIQRGQLVLLEAFGGGFTWGSALVRF; this is encoded by the coding sequence ATGCACAGTAAAATATTAGGAACAGGCAGCTATTTGCCATCGCAAGTTCGTACCAATGCTGATCTGGAAAAAATGGTTGATACTTCTGATGAATGGATTGTAACGCGTACGGGTATTAAAGAGAGACGAATTTCAGCTGCCGATGAAAACGTGTCCACAATGGGTTTCCAAGCAGCAAAAAATGCGCTGGAAATGGCACAGGTCGACAGCAGTGAAATTGGTTTAATTATTGTCGCGACAACCTCCGCAACTCACGCATTCCCAAGCGCAGCGTGTCAAATTCAGCAAATGCTGGAAATTAATGATTGTGCCGCATTTGATGTGGCAGCAGCTTGTGCTGGTTTTACTTATGCTATCAGTATCGCTGATCAGTTCGTTAAAACGGGCATGACTAAGAAAGCACTGGTGATTGGTGCGGATGCGTTATCTAAAACTTTAGACCCGAATGATCGCGGAACCATTATTCTATTTGGTGATGCTGCGGGTGCAGTGGTGATCGGCGCTTCTGAAGAACCAGGTATTATTTCTACACATCTGCATGCCGACGGGCGTTATGGGGACTTACTCTCCTTACCAAACCGTGCTCGCTGCTCAGATGACCAAGCTTATTTATCCATGACAGGTAACGAAGTATTCAAAGTTGCTGTGCGTGAATTAGCCCATATTGTCGATGAGACATTGGCGCAAAACGACATTGCAAAAGAAGAACTTGATTGGTTAGTACCACATCAAGCAAATTTACGAATTATTTCCGCGACCGCAAAAAAATTGGATATGACCATGGATAAAGTGGTTGTAACGCTGGATCGTCATGGAAATACTTCTGCGGCATCAGTCCCAACAGCACTCGATGAAGCAGTGCGCGATGGTCGCATTCAGCGCGGCCAATTAGTGTTATTAGAAGCATTTGGTGGCGGCTTTACTTGGGGCTCCGCACTGGTTCGTTTTTAA
- the plsX gene encoding phosphate acyltransferase PlsX: MASLTIALDAMGGDVGPRVTVPAALQALASNPALKLLLVGQPEAIHPLLAQQSAEQISRIEIIPAENVIANDAKPSHAIRQSKGTSMRVALELVKTGQAQACVSAGNTGALMGLAKLMLKSIEGIERPALMTILPNQKKGKTVVLDLGANVNCSSEMLVQFAVMGSVMAEEVANINQPKVALLNIGEEESKGLDNIREAAAMLKETASINYIGYVEGNELLTGKTDVLVCDGFAGNVSLKTMEGVIRVILSLLRSAGEENKKSGWFMQLAKKWLKKRLMKRFGDMNPDQYNGATLLGLKGIVIKSHGAANENAFKAAIERAVQAVERQVPERITARLNIVLPRSDQ, encoded by the coding sequence TTGGCTAGTCTAACCATCGCGTTAGATGCCATGGGCGGGGATGTTGGTCCCCGCGTCACGGTGCCTGCTGCATTGCAGGCACTGGCATCTAATCCAGCATTAAAATTACTGCTTGTCGGTCAACCCGAAGCCATTCATCCTTTGCTTGCACAACAAAGTGCGGAGCAAATTTCGCGTATCGAAATTATCCCTGCAGAAAACGTCATTGCTAACGATGCTAAGCCATCCCACGCAATTCGCCAAAGCAAAGGGACGTCAATGCGAGTGGCGTTAGAGTTAGTCAAGACAGGTCAAGCGCAAGCGTGCGTGAGTGCGGGTAATACAGGTGCATTGATGGGCTTGGCAAAATTGATGTTAAAATCAATTGAAGGCATTGAACGCCCAGCGTTAATGACCATTTTGCCAAATCAGAAAAAAGGAAAAACCGTTGTCCTCGATTTAGGGGCTAACGTAAATTGTAGCAGTGAAATGCTCGTGCAATTTGCTGTGATGGGTTCAGTGATGGCGGAAGAGGTTGCCAACATCAATCAACCTAAAGTCGCTTTACTCAATATTGGTGAAGAAGAGAGTAAAGGGCTGGACAATATCCGCGAAGCCGCCGCTATGTTGAAAGAAACGGCGTCAATTAATTACATTGGTTATGTTGAAGGCAACGAGTTGCTGACAGGTAAAACAGATGTATTAGTGTGTGACGGCTTCGCAGGTAATGTCTCACTAAAAACAATGGAAGGTGTGATTCGTGTCATTCTTTCATTGTTAAGATCAGCCGGTGAAGAGAACAAAAAAAGCGGTTGGTTTATGCAACTCGCTAAGAAATGGTTGAAAAAACGGCTAATGAAGCGTTTTGGGGATATGAACCCCGACCAGTATAACGGCGCGACTCTGTTAGGATTAAAAGGGATTGTCATCAAAAGCCATGGCGCAGCGAATGAAAATGCGTTTAAAGCCGCAATTGAACGTGCGGTACAGGCTGTTGAACGACAAGTTCCCGAAAGAATAACAGCTCGACTTAATATTGTTTTACCCAGGAGTGATCAATAA
- the rpmF gene encoding 50S ribosomal protein L32 — MAVQQNKPTRSKRGMRRSHDALTATLVSVDKTSGETHLRHHVTADGYYRGRKVISK, encoded by the coding sequence ATGGCCGTACAACAGAATAAACCAACTCGTTCAAAACGCGGTATGCGTCGTTCACATGATGCACTGACTGCTACCCTAGTTTCTGTAGATAAAACTTCCGGTGAAACTCACCTGCGTCACCATGTGACTGCAGATGGTTACTACCGTGGCCGTAAGGTTATCAGCAAGTAA
- the yceD gene encoding 23S rRNA accumulation protein YceD has product MQKVKLPLTIDAQRAAQKNLDYVGSYTPEQVTRIAESVVSVDSDVKSELSFKIDKRRLTVIEGHSELDVTLQCQRCRKDFKHHVYVSYCFSPVVSDEKAEALPEEYEPVYVDEFGEINLLGMLEDEIILSLPVVPVHDSEHCEVSEADMVYGQLPPEVEKPNPFAALASLKKST; this is encoded by the coding sequence ATGCAAAAGGTAAAATTACCCCTGACTATCGATGCGCAGCGTGCAGCTCAGAAAAACCTCGACTATGTCGGGAGTTACACACCTGAGCAAGTTACACGAATTGCCGAATCAGTAGTCAGTGTAGACAGTGATGTTAAATCCGAATTATCATTTAAAATTGATAAGCGACGTTTGACAGTGATAGAAGGGCATTCTGAATTAGATGTCACTCTACAATGCCAACGTTGCAGAAAAGATTTTAAACATCATGTCTACGTATCGTATTGTTTTAGTCCTGTCGTCAGTGACGAAAAGGCCGAAGCATTACCGGAAGAATATGAACCAGTTTATGTAGATGAATTTGGTGAAATAAATTTGCTGGGAATGTTAGAAGATGAAATAATTCTATCCTTACCAGTGGTTCCGGTTCATGATTCTGAACACTGTGAAGTGTCCGAGGCGGACATGGTGTATGGCCAACTACCTCCTGAGGTAGAAAAGCCAAATCCATTTGCCGCATTAGCCAGTTTAAAGAAAAGTACTTAA
- a CDS encoding Maf family protein, whose amino-acid sequence MKSIILASTSEYRQALLKKLGIPFLAAAPNVDETPVLQESAQALVMRLSHEKAKALAQQYPQHLIIGSDQVCVIDDKIVGKPHNFDNAFKQLKAASGHRVTFYTGLCLLDSATGKFNLQCEPFDVYFRQLTDEEITQYLNKDEPYQCAGSFKSEGLGISLFDKLSGRDPNTLIGLPTILLLEMLRQHGVNPLLD is encoded by the coding sequence ATGAAATCAATTATTTTGGCGTCAACCTCTGAATACCGACAAGCCTTACTAAAGAAGCTGGGCATCCCATTTCTCGCCGCTGCGCCGAACGTTGATGAAACGCCTGTACTGCAGGAATCGGCTCAAGCTTTAGTGATGCGCTTATCCCACGAAAAAGCTAAAGCACTGGCTCAACAATACCCTCAACATCTAATCATCGGCTCTGACCAAGTTTGCGTCATTGACGATAAAATAGTCGGAAAGCCACACAATTTTGATAATGCCTTTAAACAACTCAAGGCAGCGTCAGGTCATCGGGTGACTTTTTATACTGGGCTTTGCTTGTTAGATAGTGCGACAGGTAAATTCAATCTTCAGTGCGAACCCTTCGATGTCTATTTTAGACAGCTCACTGATGAAGAAATCACACAATACCTGAATAAAGACGAACCTTATCAATGCGCTGGCAGTTTTAAATCGGAAGGATTAGGCATTAGCCTGTTTGATAAGCTTTCAGGGCGAGATCCAAACACTCTGATTGGTTTGCCGACTATTTTATTGCTGGAGATGTTACGTCAGCATGGAGTCAACCCACTCTTAGACTAA
- the rluC gene encoding 23S rRNA pseudouridine(955/2504/2580) synthase RluC, with product MKTENQVQFIDISDDEAGQRIDNFLLSKLKGVPKSMIYRIIRKGEVRVNKGRIKPEYKLLEGDQVRVPPVRVAERETAPVSAKLDKVAALTDCILFEDESILVINKPSGTAVHGGSGLSFGVIEGLRALRPEARFLELVHRLDRDTSGILLVAKKRSALRALHEQLRLKQMQKDYLALVRGNWQSHTKVVQAPLLKNILQSGERIVRVNSEGKPSETRFKVEERFENATLVKASPVTGRTHQIRVHTLHAGHPIAFDDRYGDKQFDSQLADTGLKRLFLHAYSLKFTHPKTGEEMRVVAPLHNDLNQCLKVLRAKKAQ from the coding sequence ATGAAAACAGAAAACCAAGTTCAATTTATTGATATTAGCGATGACGAAGCAGGGCAACGCATTGATAATTTCTTGCTGAGCAAGTTAAAAGGTGTTCCTAAGAGCATGATTTATCGCATCATCCGTAAAGGTGAAGTGCGCGTCAACAAAGGGCGAATTAAGCCTGAATACAAACTACTCGAAGGGGATCAAGTTCGCGTGCCGCCAGTGCGTGTCGCTGAGCGTGAAACTGCACCTGTTTCAGCAAAATTGGATAAGGTGGCAGCATTAACGGATTGCATTCTATTTGAAGACGAATCCATTTTAGTCATCAATAAGCCATCAGGTACCGCGGTTCATGGTGGCAGTGGGTTAAGTTTCGGCGTAATTGAAGGGCTACGCGCCTTACGTCCAGAGGCCCGTTTTTTAGAACTGGTGCATCGTTTAGACAGAGATACTTCTGGTATCTTATTAGTCGCTAAAAAACGTTCGGCGTTACGTGCGCTTCACGAGCAGTTACGTTTAAAACAGATGCAAAAAGATTATTTAGCGTTAGTGCGCGGCAATTGGCAGTCACATACTAAAGTTGTGCAAGCTCCGTTATTGAAAAATATTTTGCAAAGCGGTGAACGTATTGTTCGAGTCAATAGTGAAGGAAAGCCTTCTGAAACACGTTTTAAAGTCGAAGAACGTTTTGAAAATGCAACGTTAGTTAAGGCGAGCCCAGTAACGGGACGTACTCACCAAATCCGCGTACATACTTTACACGCAGGTCACCCAATTGCGTTTGATGACCGTTATGGTGATAAGCAATTTGATAGCCAGTTAGCAGATACAGGACTGAAGCGTTTGTTCTTGCACGCGTATTCACTGAAATTCACTCATCCGAAAACGGGTGAGGAAATGCGAGTTGTTGCGCCGCTACATAACGATTTGAATCAGTGCTTGAAAGTATTACGAGCGAAAAAAGCGCAGTAA
- the rne gene encoding ribonuclease E, with amino-acid sequence MKRMLINATQQEELRVALVDGQRLYDLDIESPGHEQKKANIYKGKITRIEPSLEAAFVDYGAERHGFLPIKEIAREYFPSNYHSQGRPNIKDVLKEGQEVIVQVDKEERGNKGAALTTFISLAGSYLVLMPNNPRAGGISRRIEGEDRTELKEALSCLEIPDGMGLIVRTAGVGKSAESLQQDLLYRLRHWEAIQKAAENRPAPFLIHQESNVIVRAFRDYLRPDIGEILIDNPKVVEMARNHIEAIGRGDFASKIKHYSGDVPLFSHYQIESQIESAFQREVRLPSGGALVIDTTEALTAIDINSSRSTRGGDIEETAFNTNLEAADEIARQLRLRDLGGLIVIDFIDMTPVRHQREVENRLREAVRQDRARIQIARISRFGLLEMSRQRLSPSLGESSHHVCPRCTGTGTIRDNESLSLSVLRLIEEEALKENTHEVHAIVPVQIASYLLNEKRQAVTEIEQRQRNVRVVIVPNDQMQTPHFHVIRIRKGEEVQTLSYNLAQYHEAETLNHGEETTTERKIPEQPAISAFALQEPVEAPALKPKEAPAKAPVREKVDEQPKAGLFSKIAAFFKGLFAEEEKAVEKPAQKPRQNNNDRRRNNDRRRNNNDRRNNNRRDRDDNYENRDNRDNRDNRDNRDNRNNRNAQSEDAANRNKGRNNKNTTPVEEQTTDSANHENQQQRRDQRAERRRRQDEKRQQQTAKTQQDNQQTAVDNAAVEKDEEEQRPVAPRRQRRQLTQKIRVTDNDQAAETSIVTDTAVVAENSTAPIAALPAAVNVEKKQSHVSLDEDDNLATNTEQLDDDEKQDTIIPRRSRRSPRHLRVSGQRRRRYRDERHLNKSPMPLAAAVASPELASGKVFIRYPVVQPQQESMAIMTNEEMLEQQNTVQAPVVAAPIEHVEVKAEHIDVPVVTDAIVETPKAETETSVVVENTTVEAATVESDVVENDVVQNVAADIIEETKSEVTETLVEAPIVEEVKTVVEPVVADMVIETAVTAAVVVETAVIEPAPTANAVNLHKRHAYSPMTKAPAPAVMASDFEIKEYQREPSTFEPKGAGGHVAANVATSEMAKPASF; translated from the coding sequence ATGAAAAGAATGCTAATCAACGCAACTCAACAGGAAGAGTTGCGTGTTGCCCTTGTTGACGGGCAACGACTCTACGACTTGGATATTGAAAGCCCAGGTCATGAGCAAAAAAAAGCCAACATTTATAAAGGTAAAATTACCCGTATTGAACCAAGCCTCGAAGCTGCTTTTGTTGATTATGGCGCTGAAAGACATGGTTTCCTGCCTATCAAAGAAATCGCTCGCGAATACTTTCCTAGCAATTATCACTCCCAAGGTCGTCCTAACATCAAAGATGTGCTGAAAGAAGGCCAAGAGGTTATTGTTCAAGTTGATAAAGAAGAGCGTGGTAACAAAGGTGCAGCCTTAACCACATTCATCAGCTTAGCGGGTAGTTATTTAGTTCTGATGCCAAACAACCCACGTGCCGGTGGTATTTCTCGCCGCATCGAAGGTGAAGACCGTACAGAATTAAAAGAAGCGTTATCTTGCTTAGAAATTCCAGATGGTATGGGGCTAATCGTCCGTACTGCGGGTGTCGGTAAATCAGCAGAATCCCTGCAACAAGATTTACTGTATCGCTTACGCCACTGGGAAGCGATTCAAAAAGCAGCTGAAAACCGCCCTGCGCCGTTCTTAATCCACCAAGAAAGTAATGTGATTGTCCGTGCTTTCCGTGATTATTTACGTCCTGACATCGGCGAAATCCTGATCGATAACCCGAAAGTGGTTGAGATGGCACGTAACCATATCGAAGCGATTGGTCGTGGTGATTTTGCTAGCAAAATTAAACATTATAGTGGCGATGTTCCTCTGTTTAGTCACTATCAAATCGAATCTCAAATCGAATCTGCGTTCCAGCGTGAAGTACGTTTACCTTCTGGCGGTGCGTTAGTTATCGATACAACCGAAGCATTAACGGCTATTGATATCAACTCCTCACGCTCAACCCGTGGTGGTGATATCGAAGAGACTGCATTCAATACTAACCTTGAAGCGGCTGACGAAATTGCACGTCAATTACGTTTACGTGACTTAGGTGGGCTGATTGTTATCGACTTTATCGATATGACCCCAGTTCGCCACCAACGTGAAGTTGAAAACCGCCTACGTGAAGCTGTTCGCCAAGACCGAGCTCGTATTCAAATCGCGCGCATTTCACGCTTTGGTCTGTTGGAAATGTCTCGTCAGCGTCTTAGCCCATCTCTGGGTGAGTCGAGTCATCACGTCTGCCCACGCTGTACAGGTACGGGGACTATCCGTGATAACGAATCGCTGTCACTGTCAGTATTACGTTTAATCGAAGAAGAAGCACTGAAAGAAAATACCCATGAAGTGCATGCGATTGTCCCTGTGCAAATCGCATCTTATCTATTAAATGAAAAACGCCAAGCCGTCACGGAAATTGAGCAACGTCAGCGTAACGTGCGCGTTGTGATTGTTCCAAATGACCAGATGCAAACGCCTCACTTCCACGTCATCCGCATCCGTAAAGGTGAAGAAGTTCAAACCCTGAGCTACAACTTAGCCCAGTATCATGAAGCTGAAACTTTAAACCACGGTGAAGAAACGACAACTGAGCGTAAAATACCTGAGCAACCTGCTATTTCAGCATTTGCACTGCAAGAGCCCGTTGAAGCTCCTGCACTGAAACCAAAAGAAGCCCCGGCTAAAGCGCCTGTTCGCGAAAAAGTGGATGAGCAACCTAAAGCTGGTTTATTTAGCAAAATTGCTGCTTTCTTTAAAGGTCTCTTTGCTGAAGAAGAAAAAGCAGTTGAAAAGCCGGCACAGAAACCACGTCAGAATAACAATGACCGTCGCCGTAATAATGATCGTCGTCGCAATAATAACGACCGCCGTAATAACAATCGTCGCGATCGCGATGATAATTACGAAAATCGTGATAACCGCGACAATCGTGATAACCGCGACAATCGTGACAATCGTAATAATCGCAATGCACAATCTGAAGATGCTGCAAACCGCAACAAGGGACGTAATAACAAGAATACGACCCCAGTTGAAGAGCAAACAACGGACAGTGCAAACCACGAAAATCAGCAGCAACGTCGTGATCAACGTGCAGAGCGTCGCCGTCGTCAAGATGAAAAACGTCAACAACAAACTGCAAAAACGCAGCAAGATAACCAGCAAACCGCTGTTGATAATGCTGCTGTAGAAAAAGATGAAGAAGAACAACGTCCTGTTGCTCCTCGTCGTCAACGCCGTCAATTAACACAAAAAATTCGTGTGACTGACAATGACCAAGCAGCAGAAACGTCAATAGTTACTGATACCGCTGTTGTTGCAGAAAACTCTACAGCACCGATTGCAGCATTACCTGCAGCAGTGAATGTTGAGAAAAAACAGTCTCATGTTTCTCTGGACGAAGATGATAACTTAGCGACTAACACTGAACAATTGGATGATGATGAAAAACAAGATACCATCATTCCACGCCGTTCTCGTCGTTCACCACGTCATCTGAGAGTGAGTGGTCAGCGTCGTCGCCGTTACCGTGATGAGCGTCATTTGAATAAATCACCAATGCCTTTAGCGGCGGCAGTAGCCTCCCCTGAATTAGCCTCTGGTAAAGTATTTATTCGCTACCCAGTCGTTCAGCCTCAACAAGAAAGCATGGCTATCATGACCAATGAAGAGATGCTGGAACAACAAAATACGGTTCAAGCACCTGTAGTTGCTGCACCGATTGAACATGTTGAAGTAAAAGCGGAACACATTGACGTACCCGTAGTTACTGACGCTATCGTTGAGACGCCAAAAGCAGAAACTGAAACTAGCGTTGTTGTTGAAAATACGACGGTTGAAGCCGCAACAGTGGAAAGCGATGTTGTTGAAAATGATGTTGTTCAAAATGTAGCAGCAGACATTATCGAAGAGACAAAATCAGAAGTCACTGAAACGCTGGTTGAAGCTCCTATCGTTGAAGAGGTCAAAACTGTTGTTGAACCTGTCGTTGCAGATATGGTGATTGAAACTGCAGTTACCGCAGCAGTAGTTGTTGAAACTGCCGTGATTGAACCTGCTCCAACAGCAAATGCGGTTAACTTACATAAGCGCCATGCATACTCACCAATGACGAAAGCCCCAGCACCTGCTGTAATGGCTTCTGACTTTGAAATTAAAGAGTATCAACGTGAGCCATCAACCTTTGAACCTAAAGGTGCAGGTGGTCATGTAGCCGCCAATGTTGCGACATCAGAAATGGCAAAACCCGCTAGTTTCTAA
- a CDS encoding dimethyl sulfoxide reductase anchor subunit family protein, which produces MDIKHMELPLVFFTVMSQWGIGAVLALTIYQMKASKQNLLSGAMLRRVVILIWLIEAIGSSMSMGHLGVPFEAYRSVLGLSHSWLSREAVTFVLLNGVVTLWALSCWLSPQVNVRNQLLGWLSAIGGVAAIFVTAQVYYQMVAHPLWHTPATQIAFIGSAIVLGFSLITVLIIGQGKPVPSVIKMGVLVGIALVLGAQITRLQLPASQGGSYLLWWQVVMSMLLPCIVAMRGYKGKQPSAIFIALAMLGIFSGELAGRALFYGSVMIQAPWF; this is translated from the coding sequence ATGGATATTAAACATATGGAGCTCCCGCTGGTGTTTTTTACAGTGATGAGTCAGTGGGGAATTGGTGCAGTCCTCGCATTAACTATTTACCAAATGAAAGCAAGTAAACAGAATCTACTCTCAGGGGCTATGCTACGCCGTGTGGTCATATTGATTTGGTTGATTGAAGCGATTGGCTCATCGATGTCAATGGGGCATTTAGGGGTACCTTTTGAAGCCTATCGTTCTGTTCTTGGACTAAGTCATTCGTGGCTGAGCCGTGAAGCGGTGACATTTGTATTATTAAACGGTGTCGTGACTCTTTGGGCGCTGTCATGTTGGCTATCCCCTCAAGTCAATGTGCGTAATCAGTTACTCGGCTGGTTAAGTGCTATTGGTGGCGTTGCGGCTATTTTTGTGACGGCGCAAGTATATTACCAAATGGTTGCGCATCCATTATGGCATACCCCTGCGACACAAATCGCGTTCATTGGTAGTGCAATAGTCCTGGGTTTTAGTCTCATTACTGTATTAATCATTGGACAAGGAAAACCCGTTCCATCAGTTATCAAAATGGGTGTGCTGGTAGGGATTGCATTAGTATTAGGGGCTCAAATTACTCGCTTACAATTACCTGCAAGCCAAGGGGGAAGTTATTTGCTTTGGTGGCAGGTGGTGATGAGCATGCTATTGCCTTGCATTGTTGCGATGAGAGGGTATAAGGGAAAACAGCCATCAGCTATTTTTATTGCATTGGCGATGCTGGGTATATTTAGTGGTGAACTCGCAGGCCGCGCACTGTTTTATGGCTCGGTGATGATTCAGGCACCTTGGTTTTAA